The following are encoded together in the Streptomyces sp. NBC_00341 genome:
- the sufB gene encoding Fe-S cluster assembly protein SufB has protein sequence MTLPTETAHPELDGLGTYEFGWADSDAAGAAAKRGLSEAVVRDISDKKNEPEWMLKLRLKGLKLFGKKPMPNWGSDLSGIDFDNIKYFVRSTEKQAESWEDLPEDIKNTYDKLGIPEAEKQRLVAGVAAQYESEVVYHQINEELEAQGVIFMDTDTALKEHPELFKEYFGTVIPVGDNKFASLNSAVWSGGSFIYVPKGVHVEIPLQAYFRINTENMGQFERTLIIVDEDAYVHYVEGCTAPIYSSDSLHSAVVEIIVKKGGRCRYTTIQNWSNNVYNLVTKRAVAYEGATMEWVDGNIGSKVTMKYPAIYLMGEHAKGETLSIAFAGEGQHQDAGAKMVHMAPNTSSNIVSKSVARGGGRTSYRGLIEIGEGAPGAKSNVLCDALLVDTISRSDTYPYVDVREDDVSMGHEATVSKVSEDQLFYLMSRGMTEFEAMAMIVRGFVEPIAKELPMEYALELNRLIELQMEGSVG, from the coding sequence ATGACGCTCCCTACGGAGACTGCCCACCCTGAGCTCGATGGCCTGGGCACGTACGAATTCGGCTGGGCCGACTCCGACGCGGCAGGCGCGGCGGCCAAGCGCGGCCTCTCCGAGGCTGTCGTCCGCGACATCTCGGACAAGAAGAACGAGCCCGAGTGGATGCTGAAGCTGCGGCTCAAGGGCCTCAAGCTCTTCGGCAAGAAGCCCATGCCGAACTGGGGCTCCGACCTGTCGGGCATCGACTTCGACAACATCAAGTACTTCGTGCGTTCCACGGAGAAGCAGGCGGAGTCCTGGGAGGACCTGCCCGAGGACATCAAGAACACGTACGACAAGCTCGGCATCCCGGAGGCGGAGAAGCAGCGCCTGGTCGCCGGTGTCGCCGCTCAGTACGAGTCCGAGGTCGTCTACCACCAGATCAACGAGGAGCTGGAGGCGCAGGGTGTCATCTTCATGGACACCGACACCGCGCTGAAGGAGCACCCGGAGCTCTTCAAGGAGTACTTCGGCACCGTCATCCCCGTCGGTGACAACAAGTTCGCCTCGCTGAACTCGGCCGTGTGGTCCGGCGGCTCGTTCATCTACGTGCCGAAGGGCGTGCACGTCGAGATCCCGCTCCAGGCCTACTTCCGTATCAACACGGAGAACATGGGCCAGTTCGAGCGGACGCTGATCATCGTCGACGAGGACGCCTACGTCCATTACGTCGAGGGCTGCACCGCGCCGATCTACTCCTCGGACTCGCTGCACTCCGCGGTCGTCGAGATCATCGTGAAGAAGGGCGGCCGCTGCCGCTACACGACGATCCAGAACTGGTCGAACAACGTCTACAACCTGGTGACCAAGCGCGCCGTCGCCTACGAGGGCGCGACCATGGAGTGGGTCGACGGCAACATCGGCTCCAAGGTCACCATGAAGTACCCGGCCATCTACCTGATGGGCGAGCACGCCAAGGGCGAGACCCTGTCCATCGCCTTCGCGGGCGAGGGCCAGCACCAGGACGCCGGCGCCAAGATGGTCCACATGGCCCCGAACACCTCGTCCAACATCGTCTCCAAGTCGGTGGCACGAGGCGGCGGCCGCACCTCCTACCGAGGTCTCATCGAGATCGGTGAGGGCGCGCCGGGCGCGAAGTCCAACGTCCTCTGTGACGCGCTGCTGGTCGACACCATCTCCCGCTCCGACACCTACCCCTACGTCGACGTCCGCGAGGACGACGTGTCGATGGGGCACGAGGCGACCGTCTCCAAGGTCTCCGAGGACCAGCTCTTCTACCTGATGAGCCGCGGCATGACCGAGTTCGAGGCAATGGCGATGATCGTGCGCGGCTTCGTGGAGCCGATCGCGAAGGAGCTCCCGATGGAGTACGCCCTTGAGCTCAACCGGCTGATCGAGCTGCAGATGGAGGGTTCGGTCGGCTAG
- a CDS encoding metalloregulator ArsR/SmtB family transcription factor, producing the protein MKYVGEAPQEELATGERSTRNRIARSVLDHGPSTAADLAKRLGLTQAAVRRQLDALVSDNVVEAREQRVYGTRTRGRPAKVFALTDCGRDAFDQSYDELAADALRWIAESAGEEAVMAFARARVAGQSAAYRAAIEAAEPGTRTDALAKALSADGYAATARSAPDPQQGEQLCQHHCPVAHVAEQYPQLCEAETEIFSSLLGTHVQRLATIAHGDGVCTTYIPRSGHPTTQTTDSATDSASTSKSGRNPA; encoded by the coding sequence GTGAAATACGTTGGCGAGGCTCCGCAGGAGGAACTCGCGACCGGTGAGCGCTCGACGCGCAACCGGATCGCGCGCTCCGTCCTGGACCACGGCCCGTCCACCGCCGCCGATCTCGCGAAGCGCCTGGGGCTCACCCAGGCCGCCGTCCGCCGTCAGCTCGACGCCCTCGTCTCCGACAATGTCGTCGAGGCGCGCGAGCAGCGGGTGTACGGCACGCGGACCCGTGGCCGCCCGGCCAAGGTGTTCGCCCTGACCGACTGCGGCCGGGACGCCTTCGACCAGTCCTACGACGAGCTGGCCGCGGACGCCCTGCGCTGGATCGCCGAGAGCGCGGGCGAGGAAGCGGTCATGGCGTTCGCCCGTGCCAGGGTGGCCGGCCAGTCCGCGGCCTACCGCGCGGCGATCGAGGCCGCGGAGCCCGGCACCCGTACGGATGCGCTGGCCAAGGCCTTGTCCGCCGACGGGTACGCTGCTACGGCGCGCAGCGCGCCGGACCCCCAGCAGGGTGAGCAGTTGTGCCAGCACCACTGCCCGGTCGCACACGTCGCCGAGCAGTACCCGCAGCTGTGCGAGGCGGAGACGGAGATCTTCTCCAGTCTCCTGGGGACCCATGTACAGCGTCTCGCCACGATCGCCCACGGCGACGGGGTGTGTACGACCTACATCCCGCGCAGCGGTCACCCCACGACGCAAACCACTGATTCAGCAACTGATTCAGCATCCACCAGCAAGTCCGGGAGGAACCCCGCATGA
- a CDS encoding S8 family serine peptidase, with amino-acid sequence MNRRRPRWQGLFAAALATAVGAPFLGALPAAAADPGPKPAALLRKADGQVLKALGSKDRVSFWVQLDSQADTSAARKAKKKADKDRAVIEAKTAHADRSQKALRALLKNAGAHYTPYWISNTIEVTGDKALAEKIAARPEVASIRADEAVKLPVPLNATTEPKVNGVEWNIDRINAPKVWNEFGVRGEGVVIGSIDTGVDYRHPALAASYRGLKADGSYDHSYNWFDAVGTCAGDAPCDDYGHGTHTVGSMVGDDGNGNAIGVAPGASWIAAKGCGTESCPQSALLAAGQWMLAPTDADGENPRPDLAPDVINNSWGADSLDTWYQAMVQGWRDAGIFPAFSNGNSGPSCDTAGSPGAYNNTYSSGALDSSDRIADFSARGPGVDGRVKPDIAAPGVNIRSAAPGGGYVAKSGTSMASPHTAATVALIWSAAPSLRGDVAATEALLNDAATDVDATSCGGTAEFNNIYGHGRLDAYAAVSAAPRTNVGALTGTVTADGEPAAEIQVDVDGPMHASVHTKTDGTYSLPRLVAGDYRVTVSKFGYVTVTADVTVAEDTTVTHDAALTTAPTGTVTGTVTSASGPEAEVTVKVQGTPVRVETGADGRYTLTVPVGSYRFGVTPLNHCAAAVGVAVAVAKGANSRNVALASRADVFGTTCRQTTEAYPAGDTRLTLNPPTGSYAPVTLPFPVALYGHTYDKGWVTRDGQLVFGSLYMGDNGGLPSTSGANGALSPFWDQLATDASSGVYTSVRGSAPHREYVVEWRDMLLARDPSQRIGFAATISEDGTYTFHYKDIGDGAFEHGGGATIGAENHDGTDAFLYSLNERSLRDGTAIRFRPEGHAVVSGTVTDANDGKPVSGATVAVTRSGTAVDTVSTRADGSYLTQIPATTAVSHRISVTAPHYMTGNSTFTLQSLSAVGTATALRTGAVSYETDADQQLIMTAGERRTRTLTLTNSGAPAAYTVAEKNGAAWLKVSPASGSLATGAGKAVTLTFDTTAATPGTVLTGTLVIASESGRAPSLSLPIEVVVPAYRTGIDVGADTASVDGAGDTWSPDLGYADGSYGYVGRATTPTYTRKDIAGAAGSRQQQLLRSGRQGVTEYRFDAVPNGTYEVELGFAEPAAMKPGQRVFDVTAEGAEKVSDIDVRLESGGVRTALAKTFTVKVTDGGLEVGLSAIRGDTLINSIRVTQRPDLI; translated from the coding sequence GTGAACCGACGCAGACCCCGGTGGCAAGGACTGTTCGCCGCCGCACTGGCCACCGCCGTGGGGGCGCCCTTCCTGGGCGCGCTGCCCGCGGCGGCGGCCGACCCCGGACCGAAGCCCGCCGCGCTGCTCCGGAAGGCCGACGGGCAGGTGCTCAAGGCCCTCGGCAGCAAGGACCGCGTCTCGTTCTGGGTCCAGCTCGACTCGCAGGCCGACACCTCGGCGGCCCGCAAGGCGAAGAAGAAGGCCGACAAGGACCGCGCCGTCATCGAGGCGAAGACCGCCCACGCGGACAGGAGCCAGAAGGCGCTGCGCGCGCTGCTGAAGAACGCGGGCGCGCACTACACGCCGTACTGGATCAGCAACACGATCGAGGTCACCGGCGACAAGGCGCTCGCCGAGAAGATCGCCGCCCGCCCCGAGGTCGCCTCGATCCGCGCCGACGAGGCCGTCAAGCTCCCCGTGCCCCTCAACGCCACGACGGAGCCCAAGGTCAACGGCGTCGAGTGGAACATCGACCGGATCAACGCGCCCAAGGTCTGGAACGAGTTCGGGGTACGCGGCGAGGGCGTCGTCATCGGCAGCATCGACACCGGCGTCGACTACCGGCACCCCGCGCTCGCGGCGAGCTACCGGGGACTGAAGGCCGACGGCTCCTACGACCACTCCTACAACTGGTTCGACGCCGTCGGCACCTGCGCCGGAGACGCGCCCTGCGACGACTACGGCCACGGCACCCACACGGTGGGCAGCATGGTCGGCGACGACGGCAACGGCAACGCCATCGGCGTCGCACCCGGCGCGAGCTGGATCGCCGCCAAGGGCTGCGGAACCGAGAGCTGCCCCCAGTCGGCGCTGCTCGCGGCCGGTCAGTGGATGCTCGCGCCCACCGACGCCGACGGCGAGAACCCGCGCCCGGACCTCGCCCCCGACGTGATCAACAACTCCTGGGGCGCCGACTCCCTCGACACCTGGTACCAGGCCATGGTCCAGGGCTGGCGCGACGCGGGCATCTTCCCCGCGTTCTCCAACGGCAACTCCGGCCCCTCCTGCGACACCGCGGGCTCCCCGGGCGCGTACAACAACACCTACTCCTCCGGCGCCCTCGACAGCAGCGACAGGATCGCGGACTTCTCCGCCCGCGGCCCCGGCGTCGACGGCAGGGTCAAGCCGGACATCGCCGCACCCGGGGTCAACATCCGCTCGGCGGCGCCCGGCGGCGGCTACGTCGCGAAGTCCGGTACGTCGATGGCCTCGCCGCACACCGCCGCCACGGTGGCCCTGATCTGGTCGGCGGCGCCCTCGCTGCGCGGCGACGTCGCGGCGACAGAGGCGCTCCTGAACGACGCGGCGACCGATGTGGACGCGACGTCCTGCGGCGGCACCGCGGAGTTCAACAACATCTACGGTCACGGCCGCCTCGACGCGTACGCCGCGGTCTCCGCCGCCCCGCGCACGAACGTCGGCGCCCTCACCGGCACCGTCACCGCCGATGGCGAACCGGCCGCCGAGATCCAGGTCGACGTCGACGGGCCGATGCACGCGAGCGTGCACACGAAGACGGACGGGACGTACTCGCTCCCGCGCCTGGTGGCCGGCGACTACCGGGTGACCGTGAGCAAGTTCGGCTACGTCACCGTGACGGCCGACGTCACCGTAGCGGAGGACACGACCGTCACCCACGACGCGGCGCTCACCACCGCTCCCACCGGTACGGTGACGGGCACCGTGACCAGCGCGTCCGGCCCCGAGGCCGAGGTGACGGTCAAGGTGCAGGGCACGCCCGTACGCGTCGAGACCGGCGCCGACGGCAGGTACACACTCACCGTGCCCGTCGGCAGCTACCGGTTCGGCGTGACCCCGCTCAACCACTGCGCGGCCGCCGTCGGCGTCGCTGTCGCCGTGGCCAAGGGCGCCAACAGCAGGAACGTCGCGCTCGCCTCCCGAGCAGACGTCTTCGGCACCACCTGCCGGCAGACCACGGAGGCGTACCCGGCCGGGGACACGCGGCTCACCCTCAACCCGCCGACCGGCTCCTACGCCCCCGTCACCCTCCCCTTCCCGGTCGCCCTGTACGGGCACACCTACGACAAGGGCTGGGTGACCCGCGACGGGCAGCTGGTCTTCGGCTCGCTGTACATGGGTGACAACGGCGGCCTGCCCAGCACCTCGGGGGCCAACGGCGCGCTCTCCCCGTTCTGGGACCAGCTCGCCACGGACGCCTCCTCCGGCGTCTACACGTCCGTGCGGGGCTCCGCGCCGCACCGCGAGTACGTCGTGGAGTGGCGCGACATGCTGCTCGCCCGGGACCCCTCGCAGCGCATCGGCTTCGCCGCCACGATCAGCGAGGACGGCACGTACACCTTCCACTACAAGGACATCGGGGACGGCGCCTTCGAGCACGGCGGCGGCGCCACGATCGGCGCAGAGAACCACGACGGCACCGACGCGTTCCTGTACTCCCTCAACGAGCGCTCGCTGCGCGACGGCACGGCGATCCGCTTCCGGCCCGAGGGCCACGCCGTCGTCTCCGGCACGGTCACCGACGCCAACGACGGCAAGCCGGTGTCCGGCGCCACCGTCGCGGTCACCCGGAGCGGCACGGCGGTCGACACCGTCAGCACGCGCGCCGACGGCAGCTACCTGACGCAGATCCCGGCGACCACGGCGGTGAGCCACCGGATCTCCGTCACGGCGCCGCACTACATGACCGGGAACAGCACCTTCACGCTCCAGAGCCTCTCCGCGGTGGGCACCGCGACGGCCCTGCGCACCGGAGCGGTGTCGTACGAGACCGACGCGGACCAGCAGCTGATCATGACCGCGGGGGAGCGGCGCACCCGCACGCTCACCCTCACGAACAGCGGAGCCCCGGCCGCCTACACGGTCGCGGAGAAGAACGGCGCGGCCTGGCTGAAGGTGTCCCCGGCCTCCGGCAGCCTCGCCACCGGCGCCGGCAAGGCGGTCACGCTCACCTTCGACACCACCGCCGCCACGCCCGGCACGGTGCTCACCGGCACTCTCGTGATCGCCTCGGAGAGCGGCCGCGCGCCGTCCCTCTCGCTGCCGATCGAGGTTGTCGTGCCCGCCTACCGGACGGGGATCGACGTCGGGGCGGACACCGCCTCCGTGGACGGGGCCGGTGACACCTGGTCGCCGGACCTCGGGTACGCGGACGGCTCCTACGGCTACGTCGGCAGGGCCACCACGCCGACGTACACCCGCAAGGACATCGCGGGCGCCGCCGGCTCCCGGCAGCAGCAGCTGCTGCGCTCGGGCCGCCAGGGCGTGACGGAGTACCGCTTCGACGCCGTTCCGAACGGCACCTACGAGGTAGAGCTGGGCTTCGCGGAGCCCGCCGCGATGAAGCCCGGACAGCGGGTCTTCGACGTGACGGCGGAGGGCGCCGAGAAGGTCTCCGACATCGACGTCCGGCTGGAGTCCGGGGGCGTCCGCACGGCGCTGGCCAAGACCTTCACGGTCAAGGTCACCGACGGCGGGCTGGAGGTGGGACTGTCCGCGATCAGGGGCGACACCCTGATCAATTCCATCCGGGTGACGCAACGGCCCGATCTGATCTGA